A stretch of Castanea sativa cultivar Marrone di Chiusa Pesio chromosome 2, ASM4071231v1 DNA encodes these proteins:
- the LOC142624448 gene encoding coatomer subunit beta-1 yields the protein MEKSCTLLVHFDKGTPAIANEIREALEGNDVPAKIDAMKKAVMLLLNGETLPQLFITIVRYVLPSEDHTIQKLLLLYLEIIDKTDAKGRVLPEMILICQNLRNNLQHPNEYIRGVTLRFLCRLNETEIIEPLIPSVLQNLEHRHPFIRRNAILAVMSIYKLPHGEQLLVDAPEMIEKVLSTEQDQSAKRNAFLMLFTCAQDHAVNYLLTHVDRVLEWGELLQMVVLELIRKVCRTNRREKGKYIKIIISLLNAPSTAVVFECAGTLVSLSSAPTAIRAAANTYCQLLLSQSDHNVKLIVLDQLNELKSSHRDIMVDLIMDVLRAISSPNLDIRRKTLDIVLELITPRNINEVILTLKKEVVKTQGGELEKNGEYRQILIQAIHSCAIKFPEVASTVVHMLMDFLGDSNVGSAVDVVIFVREIIETNPKLRVSIITRLLDTFYQIRAARVCSCALWIIGEYCLSLSEVESGIATIKQCLGELPFYSVSEEGEDTDSSKKAQQVNSIAVSSRRPAVLSDGTYATQSAASETAFSPPTLVQGSLASGNLRSLLLTGDFFLGAVVACTLTKLILRLEEVQPSKVEVNKASSQALLIMVSMLQLGQSLVLQHPIDNDSYDRIVLCIRLLCNTGDEIRKIWLQSCRQSFVKMLSEKQLQETEEIKAKAQISHAQPDDLINFYHLKSRKGMSQLELEDEVQDDLKRATGEFIKEGDDANKLNRILQLTGFSDPVYAEAYVTVHHYDIVLDVTVINRTKETLQNLCLELATMGDLKLVDRPQNYTLAPESSKQIKANIKVSSTETGVIFGNIVYETSNVHERTVVVLNDIHVDIMDYISPAVCSDSAFRTMWAEFEWENKVAVNTVIQEEKEFLDHIIKSTNMKCLTAPSALDGECGFLAANLYAKSVFGEDALVNVSIEKQADGKLSGYIRIRSKTQGIALSLGDKITLKQKGGS from the exons ATGGAGAAATCTTGTACTCTGCTCGTTCACTTTGACAAAGGAACGCCTGCAATTGCAAATGAGATTAGGGAAGCTCTCGAAGGCAATGATGTGCCTGCAAAAATTGATGCAATGAAGAAAGCAGTCATGCTTTTATTGAATGGCGAAACCTTGCCTCAGCTTTTCATTACAATTGTTAGATATGTTTTACCCTCTGAGGATCACACAATCCAAAAACTACTGCTGCTTTATTTGGAGATTATTGATAAAACCGATGCAAAGGGAAGGGTCTTGCCTGAAATGATTTTAATATGCCAAAATTTGAGGAACAACCTCCAGCACCCGAATGAGTATATTCGTGGTGTAACTTTGAGGTTTCTTTGCCGCTTGAATGAGACAGAAATAATTGAGCCATTAATTCCGTCTGTTTTGCAAAATTTGGAGCATCGGCACCCGTTTATTAGGAGGAATGCTATATTAGCTGTGATGTCGATCTATAAGCTTCCACATGGTGAGCAGCTTTTAGTTGATGCACCTGAAATGATCGAGAAGGTTCTTTCAACAGAGCAGGATCAATCGGCCAAGCGGAATGCCTTTCTTATGCTATTTACTTGTGCCCAGGATCATGCGGTTAATTACCTGTTGACCCATGTTGACAGGGTCTTGGAATGGGGCGAATTGCTTCAGATGGTTGTGTTGGAGTTGATCCGAAAGGTGTGCAGAACAAATCGACGTGAGAAGGGGAAGTACATTAAGATCATTATATCCTTATTGAATGCTCCTTCGACCGCAGTTGTTTTTGAATGTGCCGGAACTCTCGTTTCTTTGTCATCTGCTCCCACTGCCATTAGAGCTGCTGCAAACACTTATTGTCagcttcttctttctcaaaGTGACCACAATGTGAAGCTTATTGTGCTTGATCAGCTGAATGAGCTCAAGTCTTCTCATAGGGATATTATGGTTGATTTGATCATGGATGTGCTTAGGGCAATTTCTAGCCCAAATCTTGACATCCGGAGGAAGACACTTGACATTGTTCTTGAACTTATTACTCCCCGGAACATCAATGAGGTGATTCTTACTTTGAAGAAGGAAGTTGTTAAAACACAGGGTGGAGAGCTTGAGAAGAATGGTGAATACAGGCAGATTCTTATTCAAGCCATTCATTCTTGTGCAATTAAGTTCCCAGAAGTTGCAAGTACAGTAGTACATATGTTGATGGATTTCTTGGGAGACAGCAATGTTGGTTCAGCTGTTGATGTTGTTATTTTTGTTCGAGAGATAATTGAAACCAACCCTAAACTAAGGGTTTCAATAATAACTAGACTATTGGACACTTTCTACCAGATCCGAGCTGCACGTGTCTGTTCATGTGCTCTCTGGATCATTGGAGAGTATTGCCTGTCACTCTCTGAAGTTGAGAGTGGCATTGCAACCATTAAACAGTGTCTTGGAGAGCTACCTTTTTACTCAGTTTCAGAAGAAGGGGAAGATACTGATTCTTCAAAGAAGGCTCAGCAAGTAAACTCCATTGCTGTTTCTTCCAGAAGACCAGCTGTTCTTTCTGATGGCACCTATGCTACACAGAGTGCTGCCTCTGAAACTGCTTTTTCCCCTCCTACCCTTGTTCAAGGATCCTTGGCATCTGGGAATCTGAGATCCCTGCTTCTCACTGGTGACTTTTTCCTTGGGGCAGTTGTGGCTTGCACGCTGACAAAGCTTATTCTAAGATTGGAAGAGGTCCAGCCATCTAAAGTTGAAGTGAATAAGGCATCTTCACAGGCATTGTTGATCATGGTCTCCATGCTGCAATTAGGACAATCTTTGGTTCTTCAGCACCCAATTGACAATGACTCTTATGATAGGATTGTCCTCTGCATAAGATTGTTATGCAATACTGGTGATGAGATTAGAAAAATATGGTTGCAATCTTGCCGCCAGAGTTTTGTTAAAATGCTCTCAGAAAAACAATTACAGGAAACAGAGGAAATTAAAGCGAAGGCTCAGATTTCTCATGCACAACCAGATGACCTAATCAACTTCTACCATTTAAAGAGCAGGAAG GGTATGAGCCAACTGGAGCTAGAAGATGAGGTCCAAGATGATTTAAAGCGTGCAACTGGAGAGTTCATTAAGGAGGGGGATGATGCAAATAAGCTTAACCGCATTCTCCAACTCACTGGATTTAGTGATCCAGTGTATGCTGAAGCATATGTGACTGTTCACCATTATGATATTGTCCTTGATGTTACTGTTATTAATCGAACTAAGGAGACCTTACAGAATTTGTGCCTGGAGTTAGCAACCATGGGTGATCTTAAACTTGTTGATCGTCCACAGAATTATACACTAGCTCCTGAATCTAGCAAACAAATAAAGGCCAATATCAAGGTTTCCTCGACTGAGACTGGAGTCATATTTGGGAACATTGTTTATGAGACTTCAAATGTGCATGAGCGAACAGTTGTTGTCCTCAATGACATTCATGTAGACATAATGGACTACATCTCTCCTGCAGTTTGTAGTGATTCTGCTTTTAGAACCATGTGGGCAGAGTTTGAGTGGGAAAACAAG GTTGCTGTCAACACTGTAATTCAAGAAGAGAAGGAATTCCTTGACCATATTATCAAATCAACCAACATGAAGTGCCTCACTGCACC GTCTGCACTAGATGGTGAGTGTGGGTTCCTGGCAGCCAACTTGTATGCTAAGAGTGTGTTTGGAGAGGATGCTTTGGTGAATGTGAGCATAGAGAAGCAGGCAGATGGTAAGCTGAGTGGCTACATCAGGATAAGAAGCAAGACCCAAGGCATTGCTCTCAGTTTGGGGGATAAGATTACTCTCAAGCAGAAGGGTGGAAGTTAA